From a region of the Geothrix sp. 21YS21S-2 genome:
- a CDS encoding PocR ligand-binding domain-containing protein yields the protein MNLSSPWKADPVIPPIQAILDVPALRALLERFRALTGAVAAVLDLEGRVVVETGGQDVCLRFHKVHPGTAALCGDCRLRLVQGAARGERVAEKCGNGLWDVVTPLYAGEVQIGSLYTGQFLYDDEEAGLQDFRARAGTWGFDAEDYLAAAGQVPRFSRDAVRRHLDFLLELAGLVTTLNLGQMQSETRHRALFDTAQMGIVYQDTTGFVLSANEAAQRILGRSLEDMQGTTGINPLWRFIREDFSEFPTGERPSFLARRTGRPVNDVTMGLLDPGSGAIVWLNVSSVPLFRPGEAVAFQTYSTFKDITRRKEANAEVARLHALLRESQALARVGGWEIDLIANTLHWTEETYRIHETSPGEFTPTVESALSFYAPESLPKVREAVRRSIELFESFSLELELITAKGRKIWVHATSRPVQVNGRTVKVFGAFQDISARKEAEATLQVERDLLQAVMDGAPNSLLAYLDRDFRYLRVNSAYAARCGCRPEELVGLNHFDLHPDPVNALAFQGALEAGETREARDQPIRFRESAAPGTTFWDWTLAPVKDPGGQVAGLVWSLFETTSRLRAEEALRHLNEELERRVSERTGESEQLASELRALVAELAGTEQRERKHLADILHDHLQQFLVAARLQLTLVPGEKKAGLPARVQVVDSILQEALAASRSLAVELCPPVLSQAGLVPALVWLAQRTEESSLFRVHVRAGSPIEPRSETVRFLLFQSVRELLLNAVKHSGGKEAWLTLDRLEGGWIRITVEDRGRGFPPGITASRTDGSFGLFNIRQRLGCLGGRVEIESHPDQGVRVTLLAPEDDGAGERPAAPVPASPPAGAVAEPAGAQGSRIRILLVDDHRIMREGLLSLLQIDPDLEVVGEAQDGQQGLDLARQLKPDVVVTDLTMPVMDGLVLTRILHREMPATKILGLSMSNEPSAASAMREAGAAGYLTKGGPSGHLIRAIRACKLEPEGTWVT from the coding sequence ATGAACCTGTCCTCGCCATGGAAGGCCGACCCGGTGATTCCGCCGATCCAGGCCATCCTGGACGTGCCGGCCCTGCGTGCCCTGCTGGAGCGCTTCCGCGCCCTCACCGGGGCGGTGGCCGCCGTCCTCGACCTCGAGGGCCGGGTCGTGGTCGAAACCGGCGGGCAGGACGTGTGCCTCCGGTTCCACAAGGTCCACCCCGGCACGGCAGCCCTCTGCGGCGACTGCAGGCTCCGCCTGGTCCAGGGGGCCGCGCGCGGAGAGCGGGTGGCCGAAAAATGCGGCAACGGCCTCTGGGACGTGGTGACGCCCCTGTACGCCGGGGAGGTCCAGATCGGGAGCCTGTACACCGGCCAGTTCCTGTATGACGACGAGGAGGCCGGCCTCCAGGACTTCCGCGCCCGCGCCGGGACATGGGGCTTCGACGCGGAGGACTACCTGGCCGCGGCCGGGCAGGTGCCGCGGTTCAGCAGGGACGCGGTCCGGCGCCACCTGGACTTCCTCCTGGAACTCGCCGGGCTCGTCACGACCTTGAACCTGGGGCAGATGCAGTCGGAGACGCGCCACCGGGCCCTGTTCGACACGGCCCAGATGGGGATCGTCTACCAGGACACCACGGGCTTCGTCCTATCGGCCAACGAGGCGGCCCAGCGAATCCTCGGTCGCTCCCTGGAGGACATGCAGGGCACGACCGGGATCAACCCCCTGTGGCGGTTCATCCGCGAGGACTTCAGCGAATTCCCCACGGGGGAGCGCCCGTCCTTCCTGGCCCGGCGCACGGGGCGGCCCGTCAACGACGTGACCATGGGCCTGCTCGATCCCGGTTCGGGGGCCATCGTCTGGCTCAATGTCAGCTCCGTCCCCCTTTTCCGTCCCGGGGAAGCCGTCGCCTTCCAGACCTATTCCACGTTCAAGGACATCACCCGCCGGAAGGAGGCCAATGCGGAGGTGGCCCGCCTCCATGCCCTGCTCCGGGAATCCCAGGCTCTGGCCCGGGTGGGCGGCTGGGAGATCGATCTGATCGCCAACACCCTTCATTGGACCGAGGAGACCTACCGGATCCACGAAACGAGCCCCGGGGAATTCACGCCCACGGTGGAGTCCGCGCTCTCCTTCTACGCCCCGGAGTCGCTGCCCAAGGTGCGGGAGGCGGTGCGCAGGTCCATCGAACTGTTCGAGTCCTTCAGCCTGGAGCTGGAACTGATCACCGCCAAGGGGCGCAAGATCTGGGTCCACGCCACCAGCCGCCCCGTCCAGGTGAACGGCAGGACCGTGAAGGTGTTCGGAGCCTTCCAGGACATCAGCGCCCGCAAGGAAGCCGAGGCCACCCTCCAGGTCGAGCGCGATCTGCTCCAGGCGGTCATGGACGGAGCGCCGAATTCCCTGCTGGCCTATCTCGACCGCGACTTCCGGTACCTTCGGGTCAACTCCGCCTACGCCGCCCGCTGCGGCTGCCGCCCGGAGGAACTGGTCGGCCTGAACCACTTCGACCTCCACCCCGACCCGGTGAACGCCTTGGCCTTCCAGGGGGCCCTGGAGGCCGGGGAAACGCGGGAAGCCCGGGACCAGCCCATCCGGTTCCGGGAGTCCGCGGCGCCCGGAACGACCTTCTGGGACTGGACCCTCGCGCCGGTGAAGGACCCGGGTGGGCAGGTGGCCGGACTTGTGTGGTCCCTGTTCGAGACCACGTCCCGCCTTCGCGCCGAGGAGGCGCTGCGCCACCTGAACGAGGAGCTGGAGCGGAGGGTCAGCGAACGCACCGGGGAGTCGGAGCAGCTGGCCTCCGAACTGAGGGCGCTGGTGGCCGAACTGGCCGGCACCGAACAGCGCGAGCGCAAGCACCTCGCGGACATCCTCCACGATCACCTTCAGCAGTTCCTCGTAGCCGCCCGGTTGCAGCTCACCCTGGTGCCGGGGGAGAAGAAGGCCGGTCTTCCGGCGCGGGTCCAGGTGGTGGATTCGATCCTCCAGGAGGCCCTGGCCGCCTCCCGATCCCTGGCGGTGGAACTCTGCCCGCCCGTGCTCTCCCAGGCGGGGCTGGTGCCCGCGCTGGTCTGGCTGGCCCAGCGAACGGAGGAATCCAGCCTTTTCCGGGTCCACGTCCGTGCCGGCAGCCCCATCGAACCCAGGTCGGAAACGGTCCGCTTCCTGCTCTTCCAGTCGGTGCGGGAACTGCTCCTGAACGCGGTCAAGCATTCCGGCGGCAAGGAGGCCTGGCTGACCCTCGACCGCCTGGAGGGGGGCTGGATCCGGATCACCGTGGAGGACCGGGGGCGCGGCTTCCCGCCCGGCATCACGGCATCCCGGACGGATGGCTCCTTCGGGCTCTTCAACATCCGTCAGCGCCTGGGCTGCCTGGGGGGCCGGGTGGAGATCGAGAGCCATCCCGATCAAGGGGTGCGGGTCACCCTCCTGGCCCCGGAGGATGACGGGGCCGGCGAGCGCCCCGCCGCTCCCGTGCCGGCATCCCCGCCGGCAGGGGCCGTCGCGGAGCCGGCCGGGGCCCAGGGCTCCCGGATCCGGATCCTGCTGGTGGACGACCACCGGATCATGCGGGAGGGCCTGCTCAGCCTGCTCCAGATCGATCCGGACCTGGAGGTGGTCGGGGAGGCCCAGGATGGCCAGCAGGGGCTGGACCTGGCCCGCCAGCTGAAACCCGACGTGGTGGTGACCGATCTCACCATGCCCGTGATGGACGGCCTCGTCCTGACGCGGATCCTCCACCGGGAGATGCCCGCCACGAAGATCCTCGGCCTGTCCATGAGCAACGAGCCCAGCGCGGCCAGCGCCATGCGCGAAGCGGGCGCCGCCGGGTACCTCACCAAGGGCGGACCCTCCGGCCACCTGATCCGTGCGATCCGGGCCTGCAAGCTCGAGCCTGAAGGCACATGGGTCACCTGA